One region of Streptomyces leeuwenhoekii genomic DNA includes:
- a CDS encoding type II toxin-antitoxin system VapC family toxin, with product MTRSPAVPGGTLVLDSEGLAKAVLRDRAVTAWLALARADDLRVITSAATLVEVVHPRINRPALEWTLSRLVVEPVTEAIARHAAAILADAGLHGHKYAMDAMLSATALAAPGPVTILTSDPEDLTALCGRRVTVIKI from the coding sequence GTGACCCGCTCTCCCGCCGTCCCCGGTGGCACCCTGGTCCTCGACAGCGAAGGGCTGGCCAAGGCCGTGCTGCGCGATCGCGCGGTCACCGCCTGGCTCGCCCTCGCACGCGCCGACGACCTGCGAGTGATCACGTCCGCGGCAACCCTCGTCGAGGTGGTCCATCCGCGGATCAATCGGCCGGCTCTGGAGTGGACACTGTCCCGCCTGGTCGTCGAACCGGTCACCGAGGCCATCGCCCGCCACGCCGCCGCGATCCTTGCCGACGCCGGCCTGCACGGCCACAAATACGCCATGGACGCCATGCTCAGCGCTACGGCCCTCGCCGCCCCGGGCCCGGTCACGATCCTCACCTCGGATCCCGAGGACCTCACTGCGCTGTGCGGCCGACGCGTCACAGTCATCAAGATCTGA
- a CDS encoding type III polyketide synthase, with protein sequence MPILCRPAVAVPEHVITQEQTLELARRTHADHPQLKLVLRLITNTGVRTRHLVRPIEETLTHPGFEVRNRRYEAEAKERVPAVVRRALAHAGVEPPDIDMIVYVSCTGFMMPSLTAWMINTMGFRPDTRQLPIAQLGCAAGGAAVSRAHDFCTAYPTANVLIVSCEFCSLLYQPTDLGVGSLLSNGLFGDALSAAVVRGTGGTGMRLERNASHLVPDTESWISYAVRETGFHFLLDKRVPGTMRMLAPALRSLTADHGWEADGLDFLIVHAGGPRILDDLCHYLEVDDHLFRFSRATLTERGNIASSVVFDALDRFFAAGGTHQDAPGLLAGFGPGITAEMVLGRWTAAPAITPQRGAPPATAAHPNGSRGLTAP encoded by the coding sequence ATGCCCATTTTGTGCCGTCCCGCGGTGGCCGTGCCGGAGCACGTGATCACGCAGGAGCAGACGCTCGAACTGGCCCGCCGTACCCACGCCGACCACCCGCAGCTGAAGCTGGTCCTCCGCCTGATCACCAACACCGGGGTGCGTACCCGGCACCTGGTGCGACCCATCGAGGAAACCCTCACCCATCCCGGCTTCGAGGTCCGCAACCGCCGCTACGAGGCGGAGGCCAAGGAGCGCGTGCCGGCGGTGGTACGCCGGGCACTGGCCCACGCCGGCGTCGAACCACCCGACATCGACATGATCGTCTACGTCTCCTGCACCGGCTTCATGATGCCGTCGCTCACCGCGTGGATGATCAACACGATGGGCTTCCGCCCGGACACCCGGCAACTGCCCATCGCCCAGCTCGGCTGCGCCGCGGGAGGCGCGGCGGTCAGCCGCGCGCACGACTTCTGCACCGCCTACCCCACGGCCAACGTCCTCATCGTCTCCTGCGAGTTCTGCTCCCTGCTGTACCAGCCCACGGACCTGGGCGTCGGTTCCCTGCTGTCCAACGGACTGTTCGGGGACGCCCTGTCCGCCGCGGTGGTGCGCGGCACCGGCGGCACCGGCATGCGGCTGGAACGCAACGCCTCCCACCTGGTCCCGGACACCGAGTCCTGGATCTCCTACGCCGTACGGGAGACCGGCTTCCACTTCCTGCTGGACAAACGCGTCCCCGGCACCATGCGGATGCTCGCCCCCGCACTGCGCTCCCTGACCGCGGACCACGGCTGGGAGGCCGACGGCCTGGACTTCCTCATCGTCCACGCCGGCGGACCCCGCATCCTCGACGACCTGTGCCACTACCTGGAGGTGGACGACCACCTCTTCCGCTTCAGCCGCGCCACCCTCACCGAACGCGGCAACATCGCCAGTTCCGTCGTCTTCGACGCCCTGGACCGCTTCTTCGCCGCCGGCGGCACCCACCAGGACGCCCCCGGCCTGCTCGCCGGATTCGGCCCCGGCATCACCGCCGAGATGGTCCTGGGCCGCTGGACCGCCGCCCCGGCCATCACCCCCCAGCGCGGCGCCCCACCGGCCACGGCGGCGCACCCGAACGGCAGCCGAGGTCTTACGGCGCCATGA
- a CDS encoding cytochrome P450, producing the protein MRRERSPVSGAPVEAAEAVWSCPFDFAEALEFDPLLRKLLEEHPVARITMPYGEGEAWLVTRYDDVRTVTTDRRFSRKAVTGRDFPRMTPEPIVQSEAINLMDPPAVTRLRGLVAKGFTAGQVERMRGRTERVVDDLLTAMAAHDAPDLFAHLASPLPMHTICEVLDIPEPDRKRLRHNALTMMNIGAAGKEAAVRAKAELRAYFTELTAERRRAPGQDLISSLATARVGDDLLDDRELAVMAMVLLITGQDTTTYEIANLGYLLLTRDDLLSTLRDRPELLPRALDEMLRHIPFRKGVGIPRVATEDVELGGVTIRAGDVVHVSYLTANRDAEKFPNPHDIDLTRPAVPHMTFGWGSHHCLGAPLAEMEMRVALQALLTRFPGLRLAVPPEDIRWNTTSIWRHPLALPVTW; encoded by the coding sequence ATGCGGCGGGAGCGGTCCCCCGTCTCTGGAGCCCCAGTGGAAGCAGCGGAAGCCGTCTGGTCCTGCCCGTTCGACTTCGCGGAAGCGCTCGAATTCGACCCGCTTCTCCGCAAGTTACTGGAAGAACACCCCGTAGCCCGGATCACCATGCCGTACGGCGAGGGCGAGGCATGGCTGGTGACGCGGTACGACGACGTGCGTACCGTCACCACCGACCGCCGCTTCAGCCGCAAGGCGGTCACCGGGCGCGACTTCCCGCGCATGACGCCCGAGCCCATCGTGCAGTCGGAGGCCATCAACCTGATGGACCCGCCCGCCGTCACCCGCCTGCGCGGCCTGGTGGCCAAAGGATTCACCGCCGGCCAGGTAGAGCGGATGCGGGGGCGCACCGAGCGCGTCGTGGACGACCTGCTGACCGCCATGGCGGCGCACGACGCCCCCGACCTGTTCGCCCATCTCGCCTCCCCGCTGCCGATGCACACCATCTGCGAGGTGCTGGACATCCCGGAGCCCGACCGGAAACGGCTGCGGCACAACGCGCTGACGATGATGAACATCGGCGCCGCCGGCAAGGAGGCCGCCGTACGCGCCAAGGCGGAACTGCGCGCCTACTTCACCGAACTCACCGCCGAGCGCCGCCGCGCCCCGGGGCAGGACCTGATCAGCTCGCTGGCCACCGCCCGGGTCGGCGACGACCTGCTGGACGACCGGGAGCTGGCGGTGATGGCCATGGTCCTCCTCATCACGGGCCAGGACACCACCACCTACGAGATCGCCAACCTCGGCTATCTGCTCCTGACCCGCGACGACCTGCTGTCCACGCTGCGGGACCGGCCGGAACTGCTGCCCCGCGCACTGGACGAGATGCTGCGCCACATCCCCTTCCGCAAGGGGGTCGGCATCCCCCGGGTCGCCACGGAGGACGTGGAACTGGGCGGGGTGACCATCCGCGCCGGCGACGTGGTGCACGTCTCCTACCTCACGGCCAACCGGGACGCCGAGAAGTTCCCGAACCCGCACGACATCGACCTGACGCGGCCCGCCGTGCCGCACATGACCTTCGGATGGGGCTCCCACCACTGCCTGGGCGCCCCCCTGGCGGAGATGGAGATGCGGGTGGCGCTTCAGGCGCTGCTGACCCGCTTCCCCGGTCTCCGGCTCGCGGTGCCACCGGAAGACATCCGGTGGAACACCACGTCGATCTGGCGTCACCCGCTCGCGTTACCCGTGACCTGGTGA